The proteins below come from a single Ktedonobacterales bacterium genomic window:
- a CDS encoding HEAT repeat domain-containing protein: MLSGHESVSSRPSDDLPDDLIEPGASENQNAAPETPPPPVGTTPPAELVELAAQGKRGAAWRLLHWIGEDNREAIEAIRRFPDQRLLKLLLEWLAVGTWGGKPFTVPRAMRQPHFRTQVSTFFLPGSGAPEGHVKEVLCAGLRHPQGAVRATAAHLLGVLGDPAAAPDLVEALRDPLSAVRVQAAKALGRLHVPQTAAALVSAFHSHDEALASQAHQALLQPGLASVPPLIAAAHAPDAWVRWQAVRTLGDLHDARGLAPLVERLTDSDHAVAWMAARVLASMGAPVVEEVLGLLLRAPDTPQLMETAAYVLRAQRNPQVKNVLAPVIRSMHDVDYRVVVPLEVQRALKTLAGSGVRSASG, encoded by the coding sequence ATGCTGTCAGGTCATGAATCTGTATCCTCCCGGCCTTCTGATGATCTGCCCGACGATCTGATTGAGCCAGGCGCATCAGAGAACCAGAACGCGGCCCCTGAAACGCCTCCGCCTCCAGTGGGGACGACACCTCCGGCGGAGCTGGTGGAGCTGGCTGCCCAGGGAAAACGTGGCGCCGCCTGGCGTTTGCTGCACTGGATTGGCGAGGATAACCGCGAGGCCATTGAGGCGATCAGGCGATTTCCAGACCAGCGCCTGCTGAAGTTGTTACTGGAGTGGTTGGCGGTAGGTACCTGGGGAGGGAAACCTTTTACTGTGCCACGAGCCATGCGCCAGCCGCATTTTCGCACGCAGGTGAGTACGTTCTTTTTGCCTGGTTCGGGCGCGCCAGAGGGGCATGTCAAAGAGGTATTGTGCGCCGGGCTGCGCCATCCCCAGGGGGCGGTGCGCGCAACCGCCGCGCACCTGCTGGGAGTGCTGGGCGATCCGGCGGCAGCGCCCGATCTCGTCGAGGCGCTGCGTGACCCTCTATCGGCGGTGCGGGTGCAGGCAGCGAAAGCGTTGGGGCGGCTGCATGTCCCTCAGACGGCTGCTGCGCTGGTGAGCGCCTTCCACTCTCATGATGAGGCGCTGGCGAGTCAGGCGCATCAGGCGCTGCTTCAGCCTGGCCTGGCATCGGTGCCGCCATTGATAGCGGCAGCCCACGCGCCTGACGCCTGGGTGCGCTGGCAGGCGGTGCGCACGTTGGGCGACCTCCATGACGCGCGTGGCCTGGCTCCTCTGGTGGAGCGGCTGACCGATAGCGATCATGCGGTTGCCTGGATGGCGGCACGAGTATTGGCTTCGATGGGCGCTCCGGTGGTTGAGGAGGTGCTGGGCCTGTTGTTGCGCGCGCCGGATACGCCCCAACTGATGGAGACGGCGGCTTATGTTTTGCGCGCTCAGCGCAACCCACAGGTGAAGAACGTGCTGGCGCCGGTCATTCGCAGCATGCACGACGTTGATTATCGGGTGGTGGTCCCGCTGGAGGTTCAACGCGCGCTGAAAACGTTGGCCGGGAGCGGCGTCAGGAGTGCTTCGGGCTGA